Proteins encoded by one window of Ictidomys tridecemlineatus isolate mIctTri1 chromosome 7, mIctTri1.hap1, whole genome shotgun sequence:
- the Tnp1 gene encoding spermatid nuclear transition protein 1: MSTSRKLKSHGMRRGKNRAPHKGVKRGGSKRKYRKGSLKSRKRGDDANRSYRSHL, from the exons ATGTCGACCAGCCGCAAACTAAAGAGTCATGGCATGAGGAGGGGCAAGAACCGAGCTCCTCACAAAGGTGTCAAGAGAGGCGGCAGCAAAAGAAAATACCGCAAAGGCAGCCTGAAGAGTAGAAAACGGGGCGATGATG CCAATCGCAGTTACCGCTCCCACTTGTGA